TTTTGAGATAACCTTGATTGAGTAAGGTCATGCAGTCCTATTTTCTTGGACAATTGAGTCTCATGATCCAACCACCGACTCTACGGACCAATATGCTACGTCGACCAGGACATTTCATAACCAAAATCTTGACATGACTGTGGGAGCCACCAATTTACTCGATGTATTAGCGTGCTACCCTCGATGCCTAGACACAGACTGATAATGAGCCAATGAACATGGCTCAGCCAATGAGTCTACCATTGTTCTTACTATTGCCTGTCGCTAATGTTGTACCCTTTTGAATTGGAGTTTGACATTATTGTGTAGCTTAATCAACCTCTGCTGTGGTATATATGAAATTTGTCTCAGatatttcatcaaatatattttaattaatattttagagAGTTGTGATTATTtaagttataaaaataatataaaactcAAAATCATAATCTAAATTAAAAACgctaataaacatttaaatatatattatattttcaaaggacatcatcatatttatatatgaatttttgaaaaatagaaATCGATTGAATCATTTATACAATTTATATTAACAATCAAATATATCAAAGTAACACAAAATCATAACTCGGATTAAATGAATTGTTATAATAAtgcaaaaatttatatgtagtttattttttaatggatttcagtttcaatttgaataaattcataaattaattttgaattgatataacgaagaattaaattcaaatttgaagtAATAAAAGAATTGATATAATCTATGCtaataataaatgaaatttatattttcaaatatatttaaattcgcatttgaatttttttaaaaggaaattgaaaagttttgataaaaatatcaataaaaaatacataaaattaaattttgtgatcatttATGGTAGTACACCTATTTCGAAATCTCTAATACTTATTTCATTTTTTAGATTTGTCATTTTCACATAAACTTATTATTTTAGACAAAAActcaaatttattaatatatatataatgaaaattgcaTCAGATATGAAATACAACCACACTAAATATCATTTCAAAATCTTTCTTGAGTAGTTCTAATGTGAAGAAATAATCTCACGAATCTACGACAATGAAATAGAGCGATCTGATCCATATTTacaatgaaaatgatatttttaatataaaaaataatattttttcatggttcGAATCAAATAGAAGACCAATATCACTAATTTGATCTATAAGATCATCTCGTaaaaatttttgtgtttttttttatccaaatctctctcttaaattaaattttttcacCGAAGCACTGGTTACTTTCTAATATAAAGCGTGTTCTCTAGAGAAATTATGTGCATGACCGTTTAAGAATCAAATGGAATGACTTAGATGTCAAGGTAAAAGCTGTTACTTTGAATAATTGAAGGGgcaaaacaaaatatatattttttaatatatataaatatatacatatttttaactaaaatttatatttttttgaaataaattatatCTGATTTTAAAACGGATCACTTCCAAAGACTTCCGGGCTTGCTAAATGCTAAGGGGCCACAGCCAACAAGACGAGGTCGAGGAGGGACGTGAAAATTGCTCAAAAAGACGAAATGATCATGATCCATTTTCTGCTCTGGTTTTTCCACAAAATTAGACCTTAATATTTATTTCACTCCTTCGCTTTGCTatttaccaagaattgaagCAGCAGTGGACCTCAAAAAAATCGATTGACTTTATACGCCAGTATGTTCGCGGCGCCGTCGCGTCGGAATTAGCTAATGCAATTCTTCGGAGAGCGAGTTGATGATCTCCAGGAGGTCGCGTGACTCACCTCCGACGCTTAGCATCTCGAGCACGCGCTTGAAGAGGAACACGTGACAGGGAATCCGGAGCACGCCTGTCTGCCTGTACCCGTACTCTTGCGCCGATTTGTTGAGAAGCTTTACGAATATCGGGTGGTTCAAAAACTCCGCACTCACGACGAATCGTTCCATTTCGTCTCCGACGTACACCGGCAAATGACCCTCGGGCACGCCGCCGGACCTATTTCGATAATCATCCGCCGAGCGCGGGCGTATCAAACAGTAGTTAGAAGAATCGGCTACTTTTGAGAATCTTCTCATGAGTTTCCTCATAATTTGCTAAcgaaacgtagaaatttttgggtttggtttcagagagagagagagagagagagagagcgaAGCGGGCTGTGAGGGAAGAGAGTTTTGGGGGTATAAATATACAAGGGAGAAGGGGCATTCGTTGGTTGGCAGAATTTCCAAAAAAATCGAATAGACCGTATTTTAATTTtcccataaaaatatatatatataacgggAAACACTAAAGCCAACAAAATTGTAAAGGCTAGGCGGTTAAATTATTGTGTTGTTGGATTGGGTTTCAATTGATTTTGCAATGTTGAAGAAAATATAATTaggttaaattaattatattgttacatgattaataaattataagaattatataaacaatatgtATATTCGGAGTAgttcttttgtgagacggtctcacgaatctttatttgtgagacgggtcaaccttaccgatattcacaataaaaagtaatattcttagcataaaaattaatattttttcactggatgacccaaataagagatctgtataataaaatacgacatgtgagaccgtctcacacaagtttttaccataTATCCTAGAGTGAAAACGATTGAAACAGAAAGACGTAATCACTCATCTAGAAGAAAGAATCAAAATAAGAGAGCGCTTTCCTAATTGAAGGCAACAACTTTACATTGATACGCATAGACTTGAAAGTTAGATGAAATAAATCCGAGATAAATGATTTTTCTTAGTTTAACATTGAGATTTTTGCATTCGTCTTCTTTATGTATTTATTGTGTGTTGTACATATATCTCTTATCGAGCTGcaaaaattacaaaataaaaaatggttCACATGTCTATGAAGAGAAAATTGTTTGACGCCTGAATCCTAATAACCAAGTCAATAagctaaacaaaaaaaaaaaaaaattgcctaTGGTTTTAGGTTATCACGTATAAGTGTGACATCCAACTAACCTAAGCCACCCTAGTtgagatttttaaataaaaaaaatcagtgATTAAGCATGCAAATCACAATTAGGGTGGGGGTTTCCCCTTTTAATACACAATTATAAcacttaataaaaatttgaatattAGGTTGAACATGGAAGGTGGTTAATAAAGATCGAAATCTGGCAAATCGATCACGTTTTATAGATTGCAAACACTTTTGTGTCAAATTCAGCTATCCGGGGAgaacactttcaaaattttatgttgttaaacttcaaattttacatttttcaaaCTTCATATAATTAgtattcttgttttttttttttacaaaaacttgtgtgagacggtctcacgggttatattttgtgagacggatatcttatttgggtcatccatgaaaaatattaatttttatgctaagagtattactttttattgtgaatatcgatagggttgacccgtctcacagataaagattcatgagatcgtctcacaagaaatctaactttttttttcaaaatcagaTTTTATTTGTTCACACGCGTAGTCTATTTAAAATTtcctaaatataattttaaaaacttaaattttagattcaagttttaattttctttataaAATGAGAACTTAAAAAAATGACTGTACAAACAATCAAATCACGAATTACATGTATGAAAGGTAAAATACCAAATTAATAAATAACATGAGCCCACATTAACGGAAACTCTTGGGAATTGGGGTTATTCCATCCAagtattttttcatgaaaaaaattcacTTGATATGGTTTTACGTGTCGTATTTTAcgagacggatcttttatttgagttattcataaaaaaattttaatttttatgctaagagcattaatttttattgtgaatatcggtagggttgacccatatcacaaataaagattcgtgagaccgtctcacaagagacctactcttttttCAATATGATGTCCTCTTCAACCGTTAGTTCTTGTATCATCAATATATACGTCAATTTACATGAAGATGTGAATAACTCACAATatctaataatattaaaatggtTGGAAAAACTTTCCATTTGCTGTGTTTCGCTACGGTCAAGTCGAAATTAATTCCTACTGCCTATTTTCccgattttaatttaattttgagatttaaaatTGAATGTTGTTTATTTGCATTTCAAAGGCGGAGGGTTGGTATGAGACACGGAGAAAGGTTGGGATGAAATATTAGCCGACAAAAAAATGTACTCAATTAACCGAACCAACAcaagaataattttttttttaaaataaagaaaacagaCTGAGAATGGATAGATATTGACAAATCGATCGGTGGGCCCGTCGGGCTAATCATGGGCCCGGTATTGTATTTTGTCCGTAATTGGCGAGGTCTGGGGATGATGGGAAGGAAAAAGAAGCTAAGTCAAGACTCAAGAACGAAATATATGTTAGATTTCCCACCGTTGTAGAAATTGGTTCAATGATCGTAGAGAACATCGTTTAAAAATGGATATGCAAAGACTtatgtaagacggtctcacgtatcgtattttgtgatctcttatttgggtcatctatgaaaaatattattttttatgtttagagtattactttttattatgaatatcggtagagttgacccgtctcatagataaaaatttgtgagaccggTCTCACAAGATATTTACTCATTTGATAATTTATCGCATTTGTTGATTTAAACGAGTTTTGATACATaactttaaaacatttaaatattctCAGCTTTTAAGattgtttttctaaaaaaattaaaaacgaTTTCGACGTTTTGAtaaatactaatttttttaatttttaaataggAGTCAGAAACATATGCTCAAACGCCAAAAAAATTTGTTTCCAAATAAAACACACTCTCTTAGTccgatattaaaaataattctaTGGTTTCGATTTAAATCAAAGATTTTACAACAAAAAAATATGTAATCGATTTTACATTAGATGAATTTGAATTTCTTTCATCTATTGATATAATGAAAGGGTTTTTTTTTCCCCCAAATGTATGTAATTTTATAACATTCAAACAATTCCGGTGAACTCATGTTGTGTTTAGGTTGATAGATTTAATTCAGATGAATTGATTTTGATTTGGAGAATGATTTAggaaatgaaatttaaatgactttgattttatatgtattTAAAGTCTACAACGTTAAAATTGCGTCCTAAAATAAAACGTTGGAAAAATGAGATCAGTCTAATTATTATGCCCTAATAAAGAGAGGACACGTAAATTATACTCTAGAAAGTCCGAAGCTGACCATATCACAGTCACTACTTAATGCGATTGGAAAAGCCTAATCCAAAATTTGAAGATCGCCTTGTTGCCTCCCCTAGCAGAAGGATCTTTATTGCTGGTTTTCAACGCACAAATTACTCGTgagtatatatttttatttgaattgtGCGAGATTATATTCGTGAGACAGAGTGATGATGTTCGTATCTATTTTTTTAGCTTAGATGCAATATTTTTCACGGTTGAGTCACATATGATATCCGTCTAACAAAATTGACATGTGAACGGTTTACTATTGGGTTTAttgattgaaaaatcagaaagaGAATGTGGTTGAAGACATAAAATTATGAAGAATAAAAATGGTGGGATTATATCAAGTTGCATGTTAAATATTTAATCTTTAAAGGGATTTAAATGTGGTTTTTGTAATATTTCTTACTAACTAGTTGTCCTATCCCATGGGGTACGCGGAGCCAGGGCTAGCGGTTATATTTGACGATTGTGGAAAGTAGACGAAGGGGAATTGCATAGTGGGGCTTGGGGTGTTGAAAAATACGCGGTGGGCACGATTCAAGTTACAGGATTTGGGTCCATTTTGCTGACTTTGGAGCTTTGTCTCATTTAGGTATCACTAGCCGGACGACATAGTCCCATATTTGTCTTTGTTTCAAAGGTAAAAAcatgtgtgagacggtctcacgggtcgtattttgtgagacggatctcttattctAGTCATCcatggaaaaatattattttttatcgtaagagtattaatttttattgtgaatatccttatggttgatccgtctcacagataaaggttcgtgagaccgtctcataagagacctgctcatttaaaaaaaaaattaatacgcTAATAcgtatttcatttttaaaaaatcaaacacataaaacccttattttataaaaaaaattgacacATTTACTCTATATGGTAAGAGATTTTATGtctgatttttaaaaatatgatatctaAAATGCGATTAAATATGCGAAGCATGATATATCTCGACTCGTTTTTTGGGTCTACCTGGCACATGGGCCATGGTGTTATTGGGGTCAACCGGAATGAGTGATCCGTTAATGATGAATATAAGCCCAAATAAGATGGACTCTTGATTCTCACGCTCACAAACGCGATACTAAttgcttaaaaaataaataaataaataaataataacaatttctCCGAAGACTAAATTATCAAAGGAAATGAAAAGCCAAATGTATCCATCAATCAACCGCATAAAACAACCCTTGTGAGAGCCAGAGCCAAACAGCCCGCAGCAAACAAAAATAGCACCACAAAATCCCTGCCCGACCATTTCCGAACGGGTTCAGACCCGACCCACAAACTCTTGGCCCTTCTCAGGGCATC
This window of the Primulina tabacum isolate GXHZ01 chromosome 4, ASM2559414v2, whole genome shotgun sequence genome carries:
- the LOC142541477 gene encoding auxin-responsive protein SAUR71-like, which codes for MRKLMRRFSKVADSSNYCLIRPRSADDYRNRSGGVPEGHLPVYVGDEMERFVVSAEFLNHPIFVKLLNKSAQEYGYRQTGVLRIPCHVFLFKRVLEMLSVGGESRDLLEIINSLSEELH